The Peribacillus simplex genome contains the following window.
GATTATTATGAACGGGGGCAACCGTCCTATTAATCGGAAGCTCATGAAAGTTTGGGCCTCCTAATCGGGATAGCTGGGTATCGGTGTATGAGAACAAACGTCCCTGAAGCAGCGGATCATTTGAAAAATCAATACCCGGTACAACATGCCCCGGATGGAAAGCTATCTGTTCCGTCTCTGTAAAAAAGTTATCTGTATTTTGATTCAAAACCATTTTCCCGATTATTTTCACCGGGATTTGTTCTTCCGGCCATAGTTTAGTAGGATCAAGGATATCAAAGTCGAATTTGAATTCATCTTCTTCCTTAATCATTTGCACGCCGAATTCAAATTCTGGATAATTTCCAGTATCTATTGCTTCCCACAGATCTTGACGGTGAAAATCAGGATTTTTCCCTGCAATTTTCTGCGCCTCATCCCAAACAAGGGATTTAACTCCCAGTACAGGCTTCCAATGGAATTTAACGAAATGGGCCACACCTTCTTCATTCACAAAACGGAAAGTGTGGACCCCAAACCCTTCCATCATCCGGAAACTTCTTGGTATGGCCCTATCAGAAAGATGCCACATGATCATATGTGCCGTTTCTTCATTGTTGGCGACGAAGTCCCAAAAGGTATCATGGGCAGACGCGGCCTGAGGTATTTCATTATGAGGCTCCGGTTTAACCGCATGAATTAAATCCGGGAACTTAATGGCATCCTGGATAAAGAATACCGGAATATTATTTCCGACCAGATCATAGTTTCCTTCCTCGGTATAAAACTTTGTAGAGAATCCCCTGACATCACGAACCGAGTCTGCCGATCCGCGTGAACCTGCTACCGTGGAGTAACGAACAAATACTGGTGTCTTGACTGAAGGGTCTTGAAGGAACTTTGCCTTTGTATATTCGGCCATCGGCTCATATACCTGAAAATATCCATGTGCTCCGGAACCACGCGCATGGACAATCCGTTCAGGAATACGCTCATGGTCAAAGTGAGTCATTTTTTCACGGAAATGAAAGTCCTCCATCAAAGTTGGACCACGGGTTCCCGCTTTCAAAGAATGTTCATCCTCTGAAATGCGCAAACCTTGGTTAGTCGTCATCTTTTTCCCGTTGTCGTCCACTCGATATTGTTCCAACTGCCGTTGCTTACTTTGTTCATCGATTCTTCCGTTTTCATTTTCTTTTTTCATCCTTTTCATTCCCCTCCATATCTTAGAAATTCAGTTTAATTCGTGTTGTATGTACTTACTTTAAAATTTGAAACAATTGTGTAATCCTTCCTCATATACCACTCTCATTTGACGGCTAAACAGAATTCAGAAAAAGATCCTTCCCGTCTTCAAAAAACAAAAAATCCCCAGTTTTGAATCACTGGGGACGTAACGTAATATTCTTAAGGTCAATTTTTCATTATATTAAAATACAAATAAAAAAAGAAGCGGAAAGACAGATTTTCAGCTTCCCGCTTCTTTTTTATTCGGCACCTTTAGTTCTTAAAGGCCTCTGAAACCTTCAAAAGTTTCCCTTTTACTTTCGTATTTTTCATCACTTTCAAGACAAGCGGTCCCTTTTCATTCAATATTTCCACATAAGAAACATTATCCTGAATCGTAATGATCCCGATATCCTCAGCATTCACTCCATCAATCTTTGCGATAGTTCCGACAAAATCAACAGCCCTGATTTTCTTTTTCTTTCCGCCATTAAAATACAGCTTCATGATTTGTTTATTCAATTTTTCACTTTTATCTTTTTTTATCTTTGGACGAGCTTCCAGTTTTGCTTCGAAATCCATTTTTTTATTGGAGACATCCTCTTTTGATGGAACGGGCATCTTAGGGATTTCAAAACCGATATATCCTTGAATCTCAGTAAGGAATTTGTCTTCGTACGGCGTCACAAAAGTAATGGCTTTTCCTTTTTTACCTGCACGGCCCGTTCTTCCAGTTCGATGTACGTAACTTTCCTTTTCCAATGGCAGGTCATAGTTAATCACATGGGTTATATTGTCGATGTCAATTCCGCGTGCAGCAACATCTGTCGCAACCAAATAGCGGAATTCACCTCTTCTGAATTCATTCATCACTGCAAGACGATCTTCCTGAAGCATGCCGCCGTGAATCATATCACAAGGATATTCCTGATCCATTAGCATTTCACATACTTGGTCGACCCTATCTTTCGTCCGACAGAAAATGATGCAGCTATCGGGGTTTTCCGTGATGGTTACATCTCTAAGCAGGGAAAACTTATCATCCTCTCTCACTTCAATAAGAGCATGTTCAATTTTTTCGGTCGTTAACCCCTTAGCCTTGATTTCAATATCCAAAGGATCTTTCATATACTGCTTACAAAGCTTTTTTATGCTCTCAGGTAACGTAGCGGAGAACAGCATGGTTACTCTTTCTTTAGGAAGCTCTTTAATGATGGCCTCCACTTGATCAATGAAGCCCATATTCAGCATTTCATCCGCTTCATCAATAACTAAATGAGTTAAACGTTCCAGGACGAATGTCCCTTTCTCGATATGATCCAGAACACGCCCCGGGGTTCCAACGACTACATGGCTCTTTTGTTTCAATTCCGCTTTTTGCAAAGCGAATGGATGTTTTCCATAAACCGCCGTTGCCTTTATCCGTTTAAATCTGCCAATATTCGTAATATCCTCTTTTACCTGTACAGCAAGCTCACGTGTCGGTGTTAAAATAAGCGCCTGAGGCTTATTCTCCTCCCAATCGACCATTTCGCATATCGGTATGCCGAATGCAGCGGTCTTGCCACTGCCTGTTTGGGATTTTACGACAAGATCCTGCCTTTTCAATGCCACTGGAATCACTTCGCGCTGTACTTCGGTTGGACGTTGGTAACCCAAGCTTTCTAATGCCCTTACAATTTCATCACTTAATGTATAATCAGTAAAATTCAATTCATTCATATAACAGCCTCTTTTGTTATTTAGTATCTTACATTATTGTTTCCATAATCATAATTTCCTTATACAAGGTTCTATTATACGCGATATGAAACGATAAACCTTGTAATAACCAAATTCAATTGACTTATTTCAATATAATGAATCTTCATCATCATTAAAAAGGTTGGTCATTCCGGATTCAATGATCTTGATTAATCAAAATGGACCCAGCTTCTTTCAATATGCTAAAATATGTATGATATTAAAGCGGAAACAGCGTAGATTAAAAGCCGATATCCAAAAGGAGTGCTGATTTATGATAATCGTAACGAATAGAATCAGAGTCAAAAAAGGTATGGGGGCAGTCATGGCCCCAGGATTCACTGCTCCAGGTCCACTTGATACTACGGAAGGCTTCGTAAAAGTTGAAGTATTATTAACGCAGAACTTATCGGATCACGATGAACTAAGCGTTAACATGTACTGGGAAAGCCTTGATAACTTTACTGCTTGGAGAAATAGCGATGCATTCAAAGCTGCACATAAACGGCCTGAACCAAGTTCCGGTGAAGCTAAAAAAGAATCTCCAATTCTAGGCAGCGAGCTAACTACGTATGAAGTCGCCTCGGTAAAAGAAATAGCTAAATAATAAAATCACACCAAAAAAGGCCGCGAAATATGGAGGCTGCTGAAAAGCTCACGTTTTTCTAACTAGTACGGTAAATCAAACTAAAAAAAGACGATTCTCATTCGATACTTGAATGGAAATCGTCTTTTTTTGCTTCTGTGTGTCACTTTTTTAGGCCATTAATTTCAATACTCTTTTCAAGTTAACGGTGAAAATAGCCATTGCTCCTTGTAATTCCATGCCAAGTAGACCCGAGGACTTTGCAACATCATACCCGTATCTTTGTTTCAATTCACTGTTTTTCGCTTCTATTTTATACCGTTCTTTTGATTTTTCTTTAAAATACTCACTTTCTGGAATGTAGCCTGTTCTGTATGTTCATTGGATTTAATACTGACAAAATAGGTCTTCTGGAGCCATGCCGAGGAAATATTTAAAGGACATGTCATACCTGGAACGCTCAACTATATCCACATCTGATAGGTCATGAATGGTCTTGAGCAGCAAATATTTAAACATACGTATTGGATCGACAGCATTCCTACCGTTATACAAGACAGTAGTTGTCCCTCAATTCTTCCAACACAAAAGACAAGTCAATAAGTTCATTGATCTTGCGTAACATGTTATCCTTTGGAACCACTACATCATAAATGGCCATATATGGACTAAAAACCATAGACGTTTGTTTTTGAATCATCGTACTCACCCACATAAATTTTTTACCTTTGATTATAAAACAAAAAAGGTAGATTTCCTCAGAATAAACGAGAAAATCTACCTCTATTGGTTCGAAGGGACTTTTTCAGTGCCCTCGAAATATCCGGCTTCTTTTTAATGGGGTTTATGGCTTGGTCCCACTTGGTAAATTATTGGGCTTCAGCTTTCTTGATTTGTTTGCTTCTTAGCTGTCCGCAAGCTGCATCAATATCCGTTCCATGTTCTTGGCGGATTTTACAATTTACGCCTCTCTTTTTCAGCGTATCATAGAACGAGAGAACGGACTCTTTTTCACTTCTTTGGTATTGGCTATGCTCATCTACAGGATTATATGGAATCAGGTTGACATAGAGCCGATGTTTTTTGTCATCAAGAAGGTCGGCGAGTTGCTCGGCTTCTTCTTGATGGTCATTGACATCTTTCAATAGGATATATTCAATCGTAATTCTCCTATTCGTTTTCTCTAAATAATAATCAAGAGATTTCATTAATTTTTCTATCGGAATACCTCGGTTTATTTTCATGATTCGTGTCCTAAGTTCATTATTTGGCGCATGTAATGAGATGGCCAAATTCACCTGTAATTTAGTATCGGTGAATTCATAAATCTTGTTGGCAAGACCGCTCGTCGAAACAGTAATCCGCCTAGCAGCGATAGCAAGACCCTTATGGTCCATGAGCACCTTCAAAAAGTCTATCATATTTTCAAAGTTATCGAACGGCTCACCAATACCCATTACAACAACATGGCTTACAACATCCTCTTGTTCCAATTTATCTAGATGCAATTGAACGTTCATGATTTGTTCCACTATTTCCCCGCTGGATAGATCACGGCTTTTGGCCAATAATCCACTGGCACAGAAACTGCAGCCAATATTACAGCCCACTTGGGTGGTGACACAAACCGAAATTCCGTATTTATGTCTCATCATAACCGTTTCGATAAGGTTTCCATCCTGTAATTTAAACAAGAACTTGATCGTACCATCTGCTGATTCTTGCTTAACGTGCTCAGTCAAAGTCTGGATGACAAAGTGCTCTTCAAGTAATTTTATGCACTCTTTATTAACATCCGTCATTTCAGAGAAACTCGTCACACGTGTTCTATAAAGCCACTCCCAGACTTGGGAAGCTCTGAATTTTTTATGGCCATGGTCCAAAAGCCATGCTGTTAATTGTTCGAATGTTAAACCATAAATGGACTCTTTATTCATTCGTTACCCTCTTTTCATTTCATTAAGTTTTAATTTTTAAATTCACCGGGATTAACTCTTTCATTTATGATATGGTTCATTTCTATTTATCCGAAAAGCCCGATATATTTGCTCCAATAGAACTAGTTTCATTAATTGATGCGGAAAGGTCATTTTAGAGAAGGAAAGGGCATAATCACTTCTTGAAACCACCTCAGTGCTAAGCCCAAGAGACCCGCCAATAATAAAGGCAATTTTGCTCTTTCCATAAGTGGCGAGCTGATCGATTTGAGTGGCCAGCTGCTCGGAAGTAAGCTGTTTTCCATTGATTTCAAGCGTTATTACGTAGGTGTCCGGGCTGACTTTGGCCAGGATACGTTCACCTTCCTTTTGCTTTACGATGTCCATGTCCGCAGCACTCAGGTTCTCTGGAGCTTTTTCATCCGGTACTTCAACAAGTTCTATATTAGCATAGGCACTTAACCTTTTTGTATATTCAGCAATTCCTTGCTTTAAGTATTTTTCCTTTAGCTTGCCAACAGTAATAATCGTTATTTTCATATATATCCTCTAACTTTCACTATGTTTTTACTTTCAGTTGTTGGATTTTTGCCTATCTTATATCATACCTTAGAGTGGCCTATAAGCAAAACAAGCATATCCTTGCCAATTTTTAATGAAGGGGTTCCATGGCCCTTAAAGTAAAAACCGCTGCCCCTGAAAGCGGCAACGGTAACCTTCACTATTTACCAGGTAGTGAGTTGTGGTTGATTTCCCCTCCAGATGCTCGCTTTCCGCGGGGCGGGCGGTG
Protein-coding sequences here:
- the rlmN gene encoding 23S rRNA (adenine(2503)-C(2))-methyltransferase RlmN, translating into MNKESIYGLTFEQLTAWLLDHGHKKFRASQVWEWLYRTRVTSFSEMTDVNKECIKLLEEHFVIQTLTEHVKQESADGTIKFLFKLQDGNLIETVMMRHKYGISVCVTTQVGCNIGCSFCASGLLAKSRDLSSGEIVEQIMNVQLHLDKLEQEDVVSHVVVMGIGEPFDNFENMIDFLKVLMDHKGLAIAARRITVSTSGLANKIYEFTDTKLQVNLAISLHAPNNELRTRIMKINRGIPIEKLMKSLDYYLEKTNRRITIEYILLKDVNDHQEEAEQLADLLDDKKHRLYVNLIPYNPVDEHSQYQRSEKESVLSFYDTLKKRGVNCKIRQEHGTDIDAACGQLRSKQIKKAEAQ
- a CDS encoding DEAD/DEAH box helicase — encoded protein: MNELNFTDYTLSDEIVRALESLGYQRPTEVQREVIPVALKRQDLVVKSQTGSGKTAAFGIPICEMVDWEENKPQALILTPTRELAVQVKEDITNIGRFKRIKATAVYGKHPFALQKAELKQKSHVVVGTPGRVLDHIEKGTFVLERLTHLVIDEADEMLNMGFIDQVEAIIKELPKERVTMLFSATLPESIKKLCKQYMKDPLDIEIKAKGLTTEKIEHALIEVREDDKFSLLRDVTITENPDSCIIFCRTKDRVDQVCEMLMDQEYPCDMIHGGMLQEDRLAVMNEFRRGEFRYLVATDVAARGIDIDNITHVINYDLPLEKESYVHRTGRTGRAGKKGKAITFVTPYEDKFLTEIQGYIGFEIPKMPVPSKEDVSNKKMDFEAKLEARPKIKKDKSEKLNKQIMKLYFNGGKKKKIRAVDFVGTIAKIDGVNAEDIGIITIQDNVSYVEILNEKGPLVLKVMKNTKVKGKLLKVSEAFKN
- a CDS encoding catalase — translated: MKKENENGRIDEQSKQRQLEQYRVDDNGKKMTTNQGLRISEDEHSLKAGTRGPTLMEDFHFREKMTHFDHERIPERIVHARGSGAHGYFQVYEPMAEYTKAKFLQDPSVKTPVFVRYSTVAGSRGSADSVRDVRGFSTKFYTEEGNYDLVGNNIPVFFIQDAIKFPDLIHAVKPEPHNEIPQAASAHDTFWDFVANNEETAHMIMWHLSDRAIPRSFRMMEGFGVHTFRFVNEEGVAHFVKFHWKPVLGVKSLVWDEAQKIAGKNPDFHRQDLWEAIDTGNYPEFEFGVQMIKEEDEFKFDFDILDPTKLWPEEQIPVKIIGKMVLNQNTDNFFTETEQIAFHPGHVVPGIDFSNDPLLQGRLFSYTDTQLSRLGGPNFHELPINRTVAPVHNNQRDGMHRMSINPGPVSYHKNSLAGNSPEPASEEEGGYAHYQEKVDGRKVRKRSESFKDHYSQAKLFWNSMTEVEKEHIIQAFHFEVGKVKSKDVQQQIVEMFSNVDVELAKTIAFGVGVNPPTNKSEVKMDLASPALSQEQMKVNTAVSRKVAILAADGFNGSEVNQVLESFKSAGITAQIISYNLGVITSSEGQQAEVNQTFLTADSVLFDAVYVAGGQESVEALKASKEPIYFVDEAYNHFKAIGAGKEGAEILSKAGIVSNDPASGIVAVTDNNSGTAFIEAIAKHRHWSRA
- the rlmH gene encoding 23S rRNA (pseudouridine(1915)-N(3))-methyltransferase RlmH — translated: MKITIITVGKLKEKYLKQGIAEYTKRLSAYANIELVEVPDEKAPENLSAADMDIVKQKEGERILAKVSPDTYVITLEINGKQLTSEQLATQIDQLATYGKSKIAFIIGGSLGLSTEVVSRSDYALSFSKMTFPHQLMKLVLLEQIYRAFRINRNEPYHK
- a CDS encoding heme oxygenase, encoding MIIVTNRIRVKKGMGAVMAPGFTAPGPLDTTEGFVKVEVLLTQNLSDHDELSVNMYWESLDNFTAWRNSDAFKAAHKRPEPSSGEAKKESPILGSELTTYEVASVKEIAK